A window of Rubricoccus marinus contains these coding sequences:
- the smc gene encoding chromosome segregation protein SMC, translating into MYLKNLSIHGFKSFAQKTAVDFSPGVTAIVGPNGCGKSNVVDSIRWVLGEQRARLLRSESMAGVIFNGAAGKKALGMAEVELTIENTRGVLPTEYGEVTVARRLYRSGDSEYLLNGVTCRLKDVLDLFMDTGMGAGAYSVIELKMIEDILSENAADRRRLFEEAAGVTKYKVRRGQALKKLDATQADLTRLDDIIEEVEKQVRSLSRQAQKASRHRRFAERLRALELAMIAHDYARLGAERAEAARAAQEAREGVGALNAQIAKGEAALEEERTGLVAKEQSLGDARRALDAHIETVRALDSELRVGTERREANARALARLDAEDDADRQRLEALDAQTEDLDARIGETAAALEQASGVRDAALTARADADTAAQRARSTRDAARGDLGRASGEAQSARRALDRLADRRTMREAERQRLAAEQATLEAGAEDKAPKADLSAFEQAASAAEMAMGEAREARDMAQEALDGAEAALQTSRAAREGARAEAALLSALVEEGSGDDAVSFLREHPDWDAPTVADVVGCSDEDQLAVEAALGPWAGALVVQTEDEADAAIGRLRASERGRATFLVLSRLGRAPQERSPTPPGAVPLADRVRVDGAYGALTGALFANTFLVPSLGDAREQREAYPVARFVTPGGAWTDGTGAVRGGSATAQTSRLGTRERLATAQEALDAAEAALASAQTAAGSARDARDEARQALRAAESERDAARQRLAGAQRDADRHAAQREAREAQATRLAARLEALDAEASGEPDEADLQTALDAATAQEADARGVLETAEAAAREAAETLRQADEAWADARLAYARAESEASGARAARERAEGTRHDIAQRQATRQTERQRLDAALAEASGAGEGLRQQLDEARALTDGLQTAAEDAETAVLQARAHISDAEAALRGLRQRREAAAETASGAEIKQAEAATRLDGLDERLTEEHGVGLDEAAEHLDKLEAEEMFQPATARLEIPRLRDKIRGLGAVNELALEQYDEEKERLSFLQEQRADLAHAENTLLTTIDEINTTAAERFGETFEAVRGAFSELFTDLFGSDAAADLILDGDDPLEAPVEIRARPSGKRPVSLGQLSGGEKTLTAIALLFAIYLVKPSPFCILDEVDAPLDDANVGRFMHLIRRFADRTQFILVTHNKLTMEAADRMYGVTMPTPGVSRLVGVRFDDASGDGADAEAVAPSPEAAA; encoded by the coding sequence ATGTACCTCAAGAACCTCTCGATCCACGGGTTCAAAAGCTTCGCCCAGAAAACCGCCGTCGACTTCTCGCCGGGCGTGACGGCTATCGTGGGGCCCAACGGGTGCGGCAAGAGCAACGTCGTGGACAGCATCCGGTGGGTGCTCGGCGAGCAGCGCGCGCGCCTCTTGCGCAGCGAGAGCATGGCCGGCGTGATCTTCAACGGCGCCGCCGGCAAAAAGGCGCTCGGCATGGCCGAGGTGGAGCTGACGATCGAGAACACGCGCGGCGTGCTGCCGACCGAGTACGGCGAGGTGACGGTCGCGCGGCGGCTCTACCGCTCCGGGGACTCCGAGTACCTCTTGAACGGCGTAACGTGTCGGCTCAAGGACGTGCTGGACCTGTTCATGGACACCGGCATGGGCGCCGGCGCCTACTCCGTCATCGAGCTCAAGATGATCGAGGACATCCTGAGCGAGAACGCGGCCGACCGGCGGCGGCTGTTCGAGGAGGCCGCTGGCGTCACCAAGTACAAGGTGCGCCGCGGGCAGGCGCTCAAAAAGCTGGACGCGACCCAGGCCGACCTCACGCGCCTGGACGACATCATCGAGGAGGTCGAAAAGCAGGTCCGCAGCCTCTCGCGCCAGGCGCAAAAAGCCTCGCGCCACCGCCGCTTTGCCGAGCGCCTCCGCGCCCTGGAGCTGGCGATGATCGCGCACGACTACGCCCGCCTGGGCGCCGAGCGCGCCGAAGCGGCCCGCGCCGCGCAAGAGGCCCGCGAAGGGGTCGGCGCGCTCAACGCGCAGATCGCCAAGGGCGAGGCCGCGCTCGAAGAGGAGCGGACGGGCCTCGTGGCCAAGGAGCAGTCGCTGGGCGACGCCCGCCGCGCGCTGGACGCCCACATCGAAACCGTCCGCGCGCTCGATTCCGAGCTGAGGGTCGGGACGGAGCGACGCGAAGCGAACGCCCGCGCCCTCGCGCGGCTGGACGCCGAGGACGACGCCGACCGCCAGAGGCTGGAGGCGCTCGACGCGCAGACCGAGGACTTAGACGCCCGCATCGGTGAGACCGCCGCCGCGCTGGAGCAGGCCTCTGGCGTCCGCGACGCTGCGCTCACCGCGCGCGCCGACGCCGACACCGCCGCGCAGCGGGCCCGGAGCACGCGCGATGCCGCGCGAGGGGACCTCGGCCGAGCCTCTGGCGAGGCGCAAAGCGCCCGCCGCGCCCTGGACCGCCTCGCCGACCGCCGCACGATGCGCGAGGCCGAGCGCCAGCGGCTCGCCGCCGAGCAGGCCACGCTCGAAGCGGGCGCTGAGGACAAGGCACCCAAGGCGGACCTCTCCGCGTTCGAGCAGGCGGCCTCTGCCGCCGAGATGGCGATGGGCGAGGCGCGAGAGGCCCGCGACATGGCGCAAGAGGCGCTGGACGGAGCGGAAGCCGCGCTGCAAACGTCGCGCGCCGCGCGCGAAGGCGCCCGCGCCGAGGCCGCGCTCCTGAGCGCGCTGGTGGAGGAAGGCAGCGGCGACGACGCCGTCTCGTTTCTCCGCGAGCACCCCGACTGGGACGCGCCGACCGTCGCCGACGTGGTCGGTTGCTCGGACGAGGACCAGCTCGCCGTCGAGGCCGCGCTCGGCCCGTGGGCGGGCGCGCTCGTCGTTCAGACCGAGGACGAGGCCGACGCCGCCATCGGCCGCTTGCGCGCGTCGGAGCGGGGCCGCGCGACGTTCCTCGTCCTCAGCCGCCTCGGCCGCGCTCCGCAGGAACGCTCCCCCACGCCCCCTGGCGCCGTGCCTCTGGCGGACCGCGTCCGCGTGGACGGCGCCTACGGCGCGCTCACCGGCGCCCTTTTTGCCAACACGTTTCTCGTCCCGTCGCTGGGAGACGCCCGCGAGCAGCGCGAAGCCTACCCCGTCGCCCGCTTCGTCACGCCCGGCGGCGCGTGGACCGACGGCACCGGCGCCGTCCGCGGCGGCAGCGCCACGGCCCAGACCTCGCGCCTCGGCACCCGCGAGCGGCTCGCGACGGCGCAAGAGGCCCTGGACGCTGCCGAGGCCGCTCTCGCGAGCGCCCAGACGGCCGCGGGGAGCGCCCGCGACGCCCGCGACGAAGCGCGCCAGGCGCTCCGCGCCGCCGAGTCCGAGCGCGACGCCGCGCGCCAGAGGCTGGCGGGAGCACAGCGCGACGCCGACCGCCATGCCGCCCAACGCGAGGCGCGAGAGGCCCAGGCCACACGCCTCGCCGCGAGGCTCGAGGCCCTGGACGCCGAGGCCTCTGGCGAGCCCGACGAAGCCGACCTCCAGACCGCCCTCGACGCCGCTACGGCGCAAGAGGCCGACGCCCGAGGCGTCCTCGAAACCGCCGAGGCCGCCGCGCGCGAAGCCGCCGAAACGCTCCGCCAGGCCGACGAGGCCTGGGCCGACGCGCGCCTCGCCTACGCCCGCGCCGAGAGCGAGGCCTCTGGCGCCCGAGCCGCCCGCGAGCGCGCCGAAGGCACGCGCCACGACATCGCGCAGCGCCAGGCCACGCGGCAGACCGAGCGCCAGAGGCTCGACGCCGCGCTCGCCGAAGCCTCTGGCGCCGGAGAAGGTCTGCGCCAGCAGCTCGACGAAGCCCGCGCGCTGACCGACGGGCTGCAAACCGCCGCCGAGGACGCGGAGACCGCCGTTCTCCAGGCCCGCGCCCACATCTCCGATGCCGAGGCCGCGCTTCGCGGTCTGCGCCAGAGGCGAGAAGCCGCCGCCGAGACGGCCTCCGGTGCCGAGATCAAGCAGGCCGAGGCCGCCACGCGACTGGACGGCCTGGACGAGCGGCTCACCGAGGAGCACGGCGTCGGCCTGGACGAGGCGGCGGAGCACCTCGACAAGCTGGAGGCGGAGGAGATGTTTCAGCCCGCCACGGCGCGGCTCGAAATCCCGCGCCTGCGCGACAAGATTCGCGGGCTGGGTGCCGTCAACGAGCTCGCGCTGGAGCAGTACGACGAGGAAAAGGAGCGCCTGAGCTTTCTCCAAGAGCAACGCGCCGACCTCGCCCACGCCGAGAACACGCTGCTCACCACGATCGACGAGATCAACACGACCGCGGCCGAGCGCTTCGGCGAGACCTTCGAGGCCGTCCGCGGCGCCTTCTCCGAGCTGTTCACCGACCTCTTCGGGTCGGACGCCGCCGCCGACCTCATCCTCGACGGCGACGACCCGCTCGAAGCGCCCGTCGAGATCCGCGCGCGGCCGAGCGGCAAGCGGCCCGTCTCGCTGGGCCAGCTCTCGGGCGGCGAGAAAACGCTGACGGCCATCGCGCTCCTCTTCGCGATCTACCTCGTCAAGCCAAGCCCGTTCTGCATCCTCGACGAGGTGGACGCGCCCCTGGACGACGCCAACGTGGGCCGCTTTATGCACCTCATCCGCCGCTTCGCGGACCGCACGCAGTTCATCCTCGTGACCCACAACAAGCTCACAATGGAGGCCGCCGACCGGATGTACGGCGTGACGATGCCCACGCCCGGCGTCAGCCGCCTCGTCGGCGTCCGCTTCGACGACGCCTCTGGCGACGGCGCCGATGCGGAGGCCGTCGCGCCGTCACCAGAGGCCGCAGCGTAG
- a CDS encoding LLM class flavin-dependent oxidoreductase — MKTSSGRNRAPEARRSAGKRLRTPMTLSILDLVPITSGGTAAEAIRRTVDLAQLADRLGYERLWYAEHHGMPSIASSAPEIIIGQVASATERIRVGSGGVMLPNHAPLLVAERFHTLETLFPGRIDLGLGRAPGTNPAHVRALRSFDAEQFPHQLAELVTLSRGGFPDDHPFAQVRVTPTGVDLPPIWLLGSSGASAQFAGANGLGYAFASHFSPTPAAPALLAYRDAFQPSEAFPEPHAILAATVVCAETDAEARRLATTMELAWAGIRTGRFEPLPSPETAIAHDYSPAEQQAVDLYRQIAIVGTPEAVRDEITRRAEEAGADEVMVTTNIYDPEARLRSFSLLAEAFEMAPLAA; from the coding sequence GTGAAGACCTCGTCCGGCCGGAATCGGGCGCCAGAGGCGCGGCGTTCGGCGGGGAAACGACTCCGCACACCGATGACGCTTTCCATCCTCGACCTCGTCCCCATCACCTCTGGCGGGACCGCCGCCGAGGCCATCCGCCGGACCGTGGACCTCGCGCAGCTCGCCGACCGACTGGGCTACGAGCGGCTCTGGTACGCCGAGCACCACGGGATGCCCAGCATCGCGAGCTCGGCGCCCGAGATCATTATCGGGCAGGTGGCCTCCGCGACCGAGCGCATCCGCGTCGGCTCCGGGGGCGTGATGCTGCCCAACCACGCGCCACTGCTCGTGGCCGAGCGGTTCCACACATTGGAAACGCTGTTCCCCGGCCGCATCGACCTCGGCCTCGGGCGCGCGCCCGGCACCAACCCGGCGCACGTCCGCGCGCTCCGCTCGTTCGACGCCGAGCAGTTCCCGCACCAGCTCGCCGAGCTCGTCACGCTCTCGCGCGGCGGCTTCCCCGACGACCACCCGTTCGCGCAGGTGCGCGTCACGCCAACGGGCGTAGACCTCCCGCCGATCTGGCTTCTCGGCTCCAGCGGCGCGAGCGCGCAGTTCGCCGGCGCCAACGGGCTGGGCTACGCCTTTGCGAGCCACTTCTCGCCCACGCCAGCGGCCCCCGCGTTGCTCGCCTACCGCGACGCGTTCCAGCCCTCCGAGGCGTTTCCCGAGCCGCACGCCATTCTCGCCGCGACCGTCGTTTGCGCCGAGACCGACGCCGAGGCCCGCCGCCTCGCGACCACGATGGAACTCGCCTGGGCGGGCATCCGCACGGGGCGCTTCGAGCCGCTGCCGTCGCCAGAGACCGCCATCGCGCACGACTACTCTCCTGCCGAGCAGCAGGCCGTCGACCTCTACCGCCAGATTGCGATCGTGGGCACGCCAGAGGCCGTCCGCGACGAGATCACGCGCCGCGCCGAGGAAGCGGGCGCCGACGAGGTGATGGTCACGACGAACATCTACGACCCCGAGGCGCGGTTGCGCTCGTTCTC